The following proteins are encoded in a genomic region of Oreochromis aureus strain Israel breed Guangdong linkage group 8, ZZ_aureus, whole genome shotgun sequence:
- the tmem130 gene encoding transmembrane protein 130, which translates to MDGKHIVWILMLPILVLLGGTEATESLIDLKNIEGKLVFYQMEGNATYVRDRGELASDVPTETMFELFDPQKNFSSAKFTYTWDLGNGQVINGTEPVVRYYYPESGNYTMWLKVGANVTKYSPPVTEVYSTDVQVLDAIKNIELKGPSEYEVSQDASLIFHVDGSPPIWVCWRFLPNCMPDVTEGCTLTMLYDNMLKLNHTFTSAGYHCLDISVRNEISKLQTSFSLYVRRNNGAQIFFILSCAAILMATFSFIAVIACHPHYHNKLKIAASSNGVFLKNQDSDGQSLILLKLSNIEKAEKEPLLLQYGTQGSS; encoded by the exons ATGGACGG AAAACACATCGTGTGGATCTTGATGCTTCCCATACTGGTTCTCCTGGGCGGAACAGAGGCTACAGAGTCTTTGATAGATTTGA AAAATATTGAAGGGAAGCTTGTTTTCTATCAAATGGAGGGAAATGCCACCTATGTGAGAGACAGAGGTGAACTGGCGTCAGATGTTCCCACAGAGACAATGTTTGAACTCTTTGATCCCCAAAAGAATTTCAGCTCAGCAAAGTTCACCTATACTTGGGACCTAGGGAACGG ACAAGTGATTAACGGCACTGAGCCGGTTGTCCGCTATTATTACCCAGAATCAGGAAACTACACAATGTGGTTGAAAGTGGGAGCGAATGTGACCAAATATTCACCTCCGGTCACCGAAGTCTACTCCACAGATGTTCAAGTGCTTG ATGCCATCAAGAACATCGAGCTGAAGGGGCCATCAGAATATGAAGTGTCACAGGACGCCAGTCTGATTTTTCACGTTGATGGAAG TCCTCCCATATGGGTTTGCTGGCGTTTTCTCCCCAACTGCATGCCGGACGTGACGGAGGGCTGCACGCTGACCATGTTGTATGACAACATGTTGAAACTGAACCACACCTTCACCTCTGCCGGCTACCACTGTCTGGACATCAGTGTCCGTAACGAAATCAGTAAGCTGCAGACCTCCTTCAGCCTCTACGTCAGGAGAAACA ATGGTGCTCAAATTTTCTTCATCCTGTCATGTGCTGCCATTCTTATGGCAACGTTCTCCTTCATCGCAGTCATCGCCTGTCACCCTCATTATCACAACAAACTTAAG ATTGCTGCTTCCAGTAATGGTGTATTTCTGAAGAACCAAGACTCTGATGGTCAAAGCTTAATTCTTTTAAAGCTCTCCAACATCGAGAAAGCAGAGAAAGAGCCACTCCTGTTGCAATATGGGACTCAAGGCAGCTCTTAA